In Puniceicoccus vermicola, the following proteins share a genomic window:
- a CDS encoding GNAT family N-acetyltransferase: protein MQKKKDPKYSWAIESEGRCVGSVWLHSFEEENRRARFAIEIHDSASRGKGIGMEATRTVVKVAFEHIKLHRLDLRVLTSNHVAIACYRSCGFKDEGIQRETLFIDGRWESDLWMSILEQEYKEKANQSLQTTATSRRV, encoded by the coding sequence CTGCAGAAAAAGAAAGACCCAAAATACTCATGGGCGATTGAGTCAGAAGGCAGATGCGTTGGAAGCGTTTGGTTACATTCTTTCGAAGAAGAAAACCGTAGGGCACGGTTCGCTATCGAGATCCACGATTCGGCATCTCGTGGAAAAGGGATCGGAATGGAAGCTACCAGAACAGTCGTCAAGGTGGCATTCGAGCATATTAAGCTACATCGACTCGACTTGAGAGTTCTCACGTCGAATCACGTGGCGATAGCCTGCTACAGATCTTGCGGTTTTAAGGATGAAGGAATACAGAGGGAGACACTTTTCATCGATGGAAGATGGGAAAGCGACCTTTGGATGAGCATCCTAGAACAAGAATACAAAGAAAAAGCCAACCAGTCGCTCCAGACAACGGCGACAAGTCGCCGCGTCTGA